In Halobacterium noricense, the genomic stretch AGGAGAAGTACGGCTTCGACCTCTACCAGGGCGGGATTCCGGCGGGCGAGAACATCCGCCTGATTCACGTCGCCGAGGACGTCCAGGCCTGCGGCGGGACGCACGTCAACCGCACCGGCGAAATCGGGGCCATCAAACTGCTGAACACCGAGCGCGTGCAGGACGGCGTCGAGCGGCTGACGTTCGCCGCGGGCGACGCCGCCGTCGAGCACGTCCAGGAACTGGAGGACGACCTGCTGGCGGCCGCGGAGACGTTCGACGTGGCACCGAGCGAGGTGCCCGAGACCGCCGAGCGATTCTTCACGGAGTGGAAGGAGCGCGGGAAGACCATCGAGGACCTCAAAGAACAGGTCGCGGAGGCCCGCGCCTCGGGCGGCGCTGGCGGCGAGGAGGTCGAGGTCGCGGACGCGACGGCGGTCCTCCAGCGCCTCGACGGCGACATGGACGAACTCCAGGCGACGGCGAACGCGCTCGTCGCCGAGGGCAAGATAGCAGTCGTCGGCTCCGGGCAGGACGGCGCGCAGTTCGTCGTCGCGGTGCCGGAGGGCGTGTCTGTGAACGCGGGCGACGTGGTCGGCGAACTCGCGAGCATGGTCGGCGGCGGCGGCGGCGGCCCGCCGGACTTCGCGCAGGGCGGCGGCCCCGACACGGAGAAACTCGACGAGGCGCTGGAAGCCGCGCCGGAGATTCTGCGGGAAGTCGCGAGCGCGTAGGCGAACGTCTTCGGGAGACGGCTCATTCTGTCGGCGGCGGTAGGCCCAGTGGATGCAGGCGCACACGAGACTCGAAGACGGCGACGTGGTATCGTCCGTCGACGAACTGGTCGGCGAGACGCCGCTGCTCCGACTAGACGCGTTCGCACAGAACCTCCTCGGGAAGGTCGAGGCCGCGAACCCGTATTCGGTGAAAGACCGCATCGCCCGCGAGATGCTGGACGCCGCTGAGGACGCCGGCGACCTCGAACCCGGCGGGACGGTCGTGGAGTCCACGAGCGGGAACACGGGCATCGGGCTGGCGTCGGTCGCGGCCGCCCGGGGCTACGATTGCGTGTTGACGATGCCCGAGTCGATGTCCGAGGAGCGGCGCGCGCTGCTCGGCGCGCTCGGCGCGGACCTCGAACTGACGCCCGCCGACGAGGGGATGGGCGGCGCGAACGAGCGTGCCGCGGAGCTCGCCGCGGAGCGCGAGAACGCGATACTGGCGCGGCAGTTCGAGAACCCCGCGAACGCCCGCGCCCACCGCCGGACCACCGGCCCGGAAATCTACGAAGACACCGGCGGCGCGGTCGACGCGGTCGTCGCCGGCGTCGGCACGGGCGGCACCATCACGGGCGTCGGCCGCTACCTCACCGAGGACGAGAGTGCGGACGTGACGATGGTCGGGGTCGAACCCGACGCGTCGCCGACGCTTTCCGAGCGCAGTGACGCGAGCCACGCCATCCAGGGTATCGGCCCGGGCTTCCTCCCGGACGTACTGGACACGGACGTCGTCGACGAGGTGCGCAGCGTCGAAGACGAGGCGGCGAAGGCGGCGGCGCGGCGGGTCGGCCGCGAGGCCGGCCTGCTCGTCGGCATCTCCGCGGGCGCGGCGGTCGCGGCGGCCGCGGAGTACGCCCGCGAGCACCCCGACGAGGTGATCGTTGCCGTGCTCCCGGACGGCGGCGAACGCTACCTCTCGACGGACCTCTACGAGGCCTGACTACTGTTCTGACGTGTCGCCGACGCCGTCGAGGCCGAGCACGTGCTCGGCGGCGGCGGCGACTTCGGGGACGTGCTCGTCGGGCGCGTAGACGCCGAAGCGCCACTGCACGCGCTGGGATTCCTGTAAGCCCTGCACGAGCGGGGACTGCTGGTCGAGCGGGCGGACGTCGTCCCCGACGACGACGCGCACGGAGGATTCGGGCATCGACGGGTGGCCGGGGTTGTCCACGACGACCTCGCTGTCGGGGACGCCGGCGGTGTCGGCAATCTCGCGCTCGAACTCACGGACGGCCGCGTAGTCGGCGTCCACGACGTCGCCGGGGACGTCGCCGCGTTCGGCCCAGACGGCGCGCTTGTAGAGGTCGCGCTCGGTGATGCGGCGGGCGGCGTCGGCGGTGGCGTCGTGCTCGCGGAGCGCGCCGAGGAGTTCGGCGTCGGTCATGCGCGCGAACGACTCGGGGTCGATGGCGGCAGTGTCGAGGAGGCGTTCGCCCGCGCGATCGAGCATCGACCCCGCGATGCGGGAGACGTGGTGGCGGTAGACGGTCGCGTTCATCAGCGCGCGCCCGACCAGCAGGGATTCGGCGGTCGCGACGTTGCCTTCCGCGAGCACGAGGTCGTCGCCGCGGAAGGTGAGCGCGCGCAGCAGCCGGCCGTAGTCGATGGTGCCGTAGGGGACGCCGGAGTGGTGGGCGTCCCGCACGAGGTAGTCCATCCGGTCCACGTCCAGTTCGCCCGCGACGAGCTGGCCGAGTTTGCCGTCGCCGCGGACGGTCGCGGCGACCCGGTCGGGGTCGAGGCCGTGGTCGCGGAGCACAGCCCCAATATCGCCGTCCACGAGGAGGTGGGCGACGTCGTCGTGGTGGCGGCCGAGGTGGCGCTGAATGATGCCCTCGGTCTGGTGGCCGTAGGGACCGTGGCCGACGTCGTGGAGGAGCGCGGCGGCGCGGACGGTGTCGGCGCGCGCGCCGGTGACGTCGAGGTTGGCGAGCGCGCGGTCGGCGAGGTGGTAGACGCCCAGCGAGTGCTCGAAGCGCGTGTGGTTCGCCGAGGGGTAGACCAGCCGAATCGTCGAGAGCTGCTTGATGTGGCGCAGGCGCTGGACGGGCGGCGTGTCCAGCAGGGCTTCGGCGACGCCGTCGACCTCCACCCAGTCGTGAACGCTGTCCTTGATGGCGCGCATCCTACGTCAGAGGAGGGAGCGAGCGCACCAAAGGTGGTTCGGAGACGTCGCGAACGTTTGCGTCGTTCCGTAGAGTTATGTTCTAGTACGTTAGTCGTTACCACGCAGCGCATCGGATAGTCCGACTACCGACGGGAGAGGCGGAGACGGCCTGTCATCCCCGTCTCCGACACCGCGACAGGACGTGTGGGTGCCGAAACGCCTTTTGACTGTGGTCGACTTCGAACTGCCATGAACCGGCCACGCGTCGCGTTGCTGAACGCGGCCCACGACCCGACCGACACCACGCGGAACTTCCGCCGCGAACTCGACGCGGAGCTCGTGGAGTTCCACGCCGCCGACGGCGACCTCCCCGACAGCCACGATTACGACGGAGTCCCCGGGAGCGACGCGACCGGGGGCTCGTCGAACGAGCGATGCGAGTTCGACGGCGTCGTCGTCACGGGGTCGCGGTCGTCGGTGTACTGGGACGAGGACTGGATCGACCCGCTCGTGGCGTACGTCGCGGACTGCCACGACGCGGGCGTCCCCGTCCTCGGGGTCTGTTTCGGCCACCAGGTCGTCGCGGCGGCGCTCGGCGGTCGTGTCGACGACATGGGCGAGTACGAAATCGGCTACCGGCGCGTCGAGCGCGTCGCCGACGACCCGCTGTTCGACGGCATCGACGAGACGTTCACCGCGTTCACCACGCACTCGGACGCGGTCGTGGACCTGCCGCCGGGCGCGCAGTTGCTCGCGGAGAACGACTACGGCGTCCACGCGTTCCGGCTCGGCGAGTCGGTGGGCGTCCAGTTCCACCCCGAGTACGACACCGAGACCGCCGCGGACGTCACCACGCGGAAGGACGACCTCGGCGACGAGCGCAAACAGGACGTGCTGGACGGCATCACGCCCGAGAACTACGCGGCGGCCTGCGAGGCCAAGCAGCTGTTTGCGAACTTCACGCAGTCGCTGGTCCGGCCGAAGGCCGCAGACTGATTCTGCCGAGACGCAGCGGGCACACCTCGCGACAAGACACTTACCGGCGCCGCGGGAACGCCGGCGCATGGTCTCCCGCAGAGACGCCCTCCGAGCCGGCGGTGCGGCGCTGCTCGCCGTCGTCGCGGGCTGTGCGAGCGGTGCCGACGCATCGCCCGAGACGACGGAACCGACTTCGGTGGGCACGACAGCCGACAGCACCTCTCTCGGCGAGCGTGTTCTCGCCGGCGAAGCAGTCCCCGCCTCGAACGTTCCCGACGGTTCGCCGGTCGCCGTCGCGTCGCCCGCGCTCCACGAACTCGTCGCGGACGCCGCGAGCGCGGACGGGCGCGTCGACCTCCTCGCGAGCCGCGAAGTCGAGCCCGAGACGCTCGCGCTCGGCCAGTTCGAGTATCTGGAGTTCCGCGGCGAGACGTACGAGCCGACGGCGACGTTCACGGGATTCGCCGGGGAGGCGACCTACGACTACAGCCTCGTGAGCGCGAACGACAACGCGGGCGACGGCGAGGTACTCGACTACGAGTCGCTGAACGATAGCGAGCGTGCTATCGCCGACGAGATGCTGGAGAACGGCTCCTACGACGTAGGACCCCACGAGGAGCGACGCGACGCCGCACGTACGTTCGAGCCGCAGTCGCACCTCCGGGTCGACGGCGAGACGTACCGCATCCGCGTGGCGGTCGGCGACTACGGTCGGCACCACATGCTCCGACTGGACACCGCAGACCCCGACGAGGACGCACAAGTCGTAACTGTCCGGACCGCGCGCCCGACGAGAGCTGGGTAGAGGCGCTGCGTGAGGCAGTCGAAACAGGGAGCGGCGACGTGGCGGACATCGAGAACGGCGACGGACTTGGCGAGTACGTCGAGCGCGCGGACTACGTCGCGACGACGCGCGCCGTCGCGGAGGTCGGCGCCGTCGAGAACTCGCGGACTGACTACTGGCGGGCGGGCGGCTCGTCGCGGACGATTTTCCCGAGGAGGTCGCGGTTGTTCGCGCCCCAGCGGTAGAGGTGCTCGCGGAGGTTTTCGTAGCCCGGCACCTCGCGCAGCACCGCGAAGACGGGCGCGAGCGCCGAGAAGTCGTGCGCGAGCGTGTGCTCGATGGCGGCACCCCCGGAGTAGACGGCGTCGTCGGTGAGCAGGTGCGCGGAGCGCTCGTAGTCGGCGGGGAGCCGCGCGAGTTGGTCGGGGGAGAGCTCGGAGAACCCCACGATTTCGACGTCGCCGTGGCGCTCGGCGAAGTGCACACACCACGTGCAGAACCCGCAGTCGTCGTCGAAGACCAGCCGCGGCGGATGCTCGGACATACCTCTACCTACGGTCGGGGGGGACAAGAAATCCGTCGGCCGCGTCAGTCGAAGCGCCCGGTGACCGCGCCGCAGGCCTCGCAGACGGCGCGAATCTCGGAGTGGTCGTCGGCGAGTTCGATTGTCTGGGTGGTGGTCTCGCCGCAGTCCTCGCACTCGCGGAGAATCTCGGTGTCGCCGGCCTCCTGTGGCGCGCCGATGGCGAGCGCGCGGACGCGCTCGTCGCCGCGGTTGACGCCGCGCTGGAACTCGCCGGGGCCGAAGCGCACGAGTTCGCCCGCGCCGACTTCCACTTCCTCGGTGCTGGCGGGCTCGTCGTCGGGCGTGGCGGACTGCTGGACGTCGAGCGTCTCGAAGGTGACCGTGCCGGCGAGCACGTGGAAAATCTCCTCCTGGTTCTCGTGGCTGTGGAGGCCGTACGCGAAGCTGTCGCCCGCGTCGAGTTCGTAGTAGTTGAACGCGGCGTTGGCGGCGCCGAGCGCGTCCGTCAGCGGGACGTTCCGGTCGGCGGGCCCCATCCGGGAGTCGAGGTCGTCGAGGCGGACTTTTCGCATGTACGCAGCGACGCCGCGAATTCGGATAAGCCTGACTCGTCGCGCGCGAACGTGATACCCGCGGGGTTGATACTGCCGGGCGCCCGACTCGTGGGTATGGCAATCGACCCGCAGTTCCACGAGAACCGCGAGCAGGTGGACACGCACAAGGGCCACGACGTCTGGGGGCCGGTCGACGAACCGGAGAAACTCGGGATTCACGGCACGCACGTCGCCGTCGACTTCGACATCTGTCTGGCGGACGGCGCCTGTCTGGAGGACTGCCCGGTGGACGTCTTCGAGTGGGTGGACACGCCCGGCCACCCCGAGTCCGAGCGGAAAGCCGACCCCGCCAACGAATCCCAGTGCATCGACTGCATGCTCTGCGTGGACGTCTGTCCGGTGGACGCAATCGACGTCGACCCGAGCCGTTAAGGAGGGCGTCAGTTAGCGGGCGGAACCGCTGCGGGGGTCACTACGACCGTTCGATTTCGAGCTGCTCTCGGAGCTGCTGGAGGGCGTCGCTGTCGGAAAGCTCGTCGAGCCGCTCCTGGAAGTGCTCCTCGCAGACGCCGACCTTCAGGCC encodes the following:
- a CDS encoding DUF6757 family protein gives rise to the protein MQCHYCDRDADLTVEKGGLKVGVCEEHFQERLDELSDSDALQQLREQLEIERS
- the cysK gene encoding cysteine synthase A; this translates as MQAHTRLEDGDVVSSVDELVGETPLLRLDAFAQNLLGKVEAANPYSVKDRIAREMLDAAEDAGDLEPGGTVVESTSGNTGIGLASVAAARGYDCVLTMPESMSEERRALLGALGADLELTPADEGMGGANERAAELAAERENAILARQFENPANARAHRRTTGPEIYEDTGGAVDAVVAGVGTGGTITGVGRYLTEDESADVTMVGVEPDASPTLSERSDASHAIQGIGPGFLPDVLDTDVVDEVRSVEDEAAKAAARRVGREAGLLVGISAGAAVAAAAEYAREHPDEVIVAVLPDGGERYLSTDLYEA
- a CDS encoding thiol-disulfide oxidoreductase DCC family protein, producing the protein MSEHPPRLVFDDDCGFCTWCVHFAERHGDVEIVGFSELSPDQLARLPADYERSAHLLTDDAVYSGGAAIEHTLAHDFSALAPVFAVLREVPGYENLREHLYRWGANNRDLLGKIVRDEPPARQ
- a CDS encoding cupin domain-containing protein is translated as MRKVRLDDLDSRMGPADRNVPLTDALGAANAAFNYYELDAGDSFAYGLHSHENQEEIFHVLAGTVTFETLDVQQSATPDDEPASTEEVEVGAGELVRFGPGEFQRGVNRGDERVRALAIGAPQEAGDTEILRECEDCGETTTQTIELADDHSEIRAVCEACGAVTGRFD
- a CDS encoding HD domain-containing protein, coding for MRAIKDSVHDWVEVDGVAEALLDTPPVQRLRHIKQLSTIRLVYPSANHTRFEHSLGVYHLADRALANLDVTGARADTVRAAALLHDVGHGPYGHQTEGIIQRHLGRHHDDVAHLLVDGDIGAVLRDHGLDPDRVAATVRGDGKLGQLVAGELDVDRMDYLVRDAHHSGVPYGTIDYGRLLRALTFRGDDLVLAEGNVATAESLLVGRALMNATVYRHHVSRIAGSMLDRAGERLLDTAAIDPESFARMTDAELLGALREHDATADAARRITERDLYKRAVWAERGDVPGDVVDADYAAVREFEREIADTAGVPDSEVVVDNPGHPSMPESSVRVVVGDDVRPLDQQSPLVQGLQESQRVQWRFGVYAPDEHVPEVAAAAEHVLGLDGVGDTSEQ
- a CDS encoding 4Fe-4S dicluster domain-containing protein produces the protein MAIDPQFHENREQVDTHKGHDVWGPVDEPEKLGIHGTHVAVDFDICLADGACLEDCPVDVFEWVDTPGHPESERKADPANESQCIDCMLCVDVCPVDAIDVDPSR
- a CDS encoding type 1 glutamine amidotransferase; the encoded protein is MNRPRVALLNAAHDPTDTTRNFRRELDAELVEFHAADGDLPDSHDYDGVPGSDATGGSSNERCEFDGVVVTGSRSSVYWDEDWIDPLVAYVADCHDAGVPVLGVCFGHQVVAAALGGRVDDMGEYEIGYRRVERVADDPLFDGIDETFTAFTTHSDAVVDLPPGAQLLAENDYGVHAFRLGESVGVQFHPEYDTETAADVTTRKDDLGDERKQDVLDGITPENYAAACEAKQLFANFTQSLVRPKAAD